In the Oryza glaberrima chromosome 6, OglaRS2, whole genome shotgun sequence genome, one interval contains:
- the LOC127777966 gene encoding chaperone protein dnaJ GFA2, mitochondrial-like has protein sequence MRLPGGARLALLLARRRALPSSSPAASASPFHASRAHGARWGDAFRAAAPAWRSPFSSPTSARLFHGTRPVAARDYYDVLGVSRNASQGEIKKAYYALAKKLHPDTNKGDSDAERKFQEVQRAYETLKDDQKRSLYDQVGPDQYEKASAGGGPGGAYEGGFGNPFEDIFGGGGGGGGMNDFFRNIFREREFSGHDAKVALEISFMEAVQGCTKTINFQTAVTCDTCKGAGVPPGTKPETCLACRGSGFIFMQTGPFRMQSTCTQCGGSGKTVKEFCKSCKGRKVVPGTKNIRLNIVPGTDDGDVIKLVRSGGADPDGGSPGDLYVTLKVREDPVFRREKGDIHVDAVLNVTQAILGGTVQVPTLSGDVVLKVKPGTQPGQKVVLRGKGIKTRNSSYYGDQYVHFNVNIPANLTPRQRVLIEEFAKEEQAEEEKDAKAAGASG, from the exons ATGCGGCTCCCCGGCGGCGctcgcctcgccctcctcctcgctcgccgccgcgccctcccctcctcctcgcccgccgcgtCGGCGTCCCCCTTCCACGCCTCGCGCGCCCACGGag CGAGGTGGGGCGACGCGTTTCGCGCCGCGGCTCCCGCGTGGAGGTCGCCGTTCTCCTCGCCGACTAGTGCCAGGCTCTTCCACG GGACGAGGCCGGTGGCAGCGAGGGACTACTACGATGTGCTCGGCGTGAGCAGGAACGCGAGCCAGGGGGAGATCAAGAAAGCGTATTACGCG CTTGCGAAAAAGCTCCATCCGGATACAAATAAAGGTGATTCTGATGCAGAGAGGAAGTTTCAAGAGGTTCAGCGAGCTTATGAG ACTTTGAAGGATGATCAGAAGAGATCATTATATGATCAG GTTGGCCCTGATCAGTATGAGAAAGCTTCCGCTGGAGGAGGACCTGGTGGTGCATATGAAGGGGGTTTTGGCAATCCGTTTGAGGATATTtttggtggaggtggcggcggcggtggaatgAATGAT TTCTTTAGAAACATattcagagagagagaatttAGCGGGCATGATGCCAAG GTTGCACTTGAAATATCATTTATGGAAGCAGTTCAGGGGTGCACAAAGACGATCAATTTTCAGACTGCTGTTACATGTGACACCTGCA AGGGAGCTGGCGTACCCCCTGGAACCAAACCTGAAACTTGCCTAGCCTGCAGGGGTTCAGGATTT ATCTTCATGCAAACTGGTCCCTTCAGGATGCAATCAACATGCACACAGTGTGGTGGTAGTGGGAAGACTGTGAAG GAATTCTGCAAGTCATGCAAAGGAAGGAAAGTTGTGCCAGGAACAAAAAACATCCGACTCAACATAGTGCCTG GTACGGATGATGGTGACGTTATAAAGTTGGTTAGATCAGGTGGAGCAGATCCAGATGGTGGTAGTCCTGGTGATCTTTATGTAACTCTGAAG GTTCGTGAGGATCCGGTATTTCGAAGAGAGAAAGGTGATATTCATGTAGATGCTGTATTGAACGTGACTCAG GCAATTTTGGGCGGGACAGTTCAGGTTCCAACTCTCTCTGGAGATGTAGTTCTAAAG GTCAAGCCTGGTACTCAGCCTGGCCAAAAGGTGGTTCTGAGAGGAAAAG GAATCAAGACAAGAAATTCATCGTACTATGGAGATCAGTATGTCCACTTCAATGTCAACATCCCTGC GAATTTGACACCGAGACAGCGCGTGCTGATCGAGGAATTTGCGAAGGAAGAGCAAGCTGAAGAGGAGAAAGACGCAAAGGCAGCAGGAGCATCGGGATAG
- the LOC127777968 gene encoding multiple organellar RNA editing factor 2, chloroplastic-like, with product MAAAAAAAARRLLSRRATSFSASALLRRGGPGAPESLLRPTVAAVSRVGFLRGFARRPGGDGYSPMRSGGGGGGGGDRAPTEMAPLFPGCDYEHWLIVMDKPGGEGATKQQMIDCYIQTLAKVLGSEEEAKKKIYNVSCERYFGFGCEIDEETSNKLEGLPGVLFVLPDSYVDPEYKDYGAELFVNGEIVQRSPERQRRVEPVPQRASDRPRYNDRTRYARRRENQR from the exons atggccgccgccgccgccgccgccgcgcggaggctcctctcccgccgcgcCACCTCCTTCTCGGCCTCcgctctcctccgccgcggcggccccgGTGCGCCGGAGTCGCTGCTGCGCCCCACCGTCGCTGCGGTCTCGCGCGTCGGCTTCCTGCGCGGGttcgcgcggcggccgggcggcgatGGGTACTCCCCGATGCggtccggtggcggcggaggcggaggcggtgaccGCGCGCCGACGGAGATGGCCCCGCTGTTCCCCGGGTGCGACTACGAGCACTGGCTCATCGTGATGGACAAGCCAGGCGGGGAGGGCGCCACCAAGCAGCAGATGATTGACTGCTACATCCAGACCCTCGCCAAGGTCCTCGGAAG tgaggaggaggcgaagaAGAAGATCTACAACGTCTCCTGCGAGAGATACTTTGGTTTCGGGTGCGAGATCGATGAGGAGACGTCCAACAAGCTGGAAG GGCTTCCTGGTGTTCTGTTTGTCCTCCCTGATTCCTATGTCGACCCTGAGTACAAGGACTATGGAG CTGAGCTCTTCGTCAATGGAGAGATTGTTCAGAGGTCCCCGGAGAGGCAGAGGCGGGTAGAACCTGTCCCACAAAGAGCATCAGATAGGCCTAGGTACAATGACAGGACCCGATACGCCCGGAGGAGGGAGAACCAACGGTGA
- the LOC127777529 gene encoding uncharacterized protein LOC127777529 has translation MGRDGKRTKLPWLGVARYAVTAVLAATVAATVVQAIRMVLRPVELDLSVANGAVSVERPESPSAASLIKYKVTLRAYNPSGRAVVHFGGDNLVRLIYGAAARTELAAFTLPAFVVPQQESHFVTKSAFLNASALPASLAARLYDGETDQVVVQAVASLSFTIGGARGVSAGRRGHNFTFHCWPVSISSYYEVSGGEASCSQDTTEAAVAGLTHDRCIGGPCPEPYKNSGNCSGNNSTGIKG, from the coding sequence ATGGGTCGCGACGGCAAGCGCACCAAGTTGCCGTGGCTGGGCGTGGCGAGGTACGCGGTGACCGCGGTGctcgcggcgacggtggcggcgacggtggtgcagGCCATCAGGATGGTGCTCCGGCCGGTGGAGCTGGACCTGTCGGTGGCCAACGGCGCGGTGTCCGTGGAGCGGCCGgagtcgccgtcggcggcgtcgctgaTCAAGTACAAGGTGACGCTCCGCGCCTACAACCCGAGCGGCCGCGCCGTGGTCCACTTCGGCGGCGACAACCTCGTCCGCCTCATCtacggcgccgcggcgcggacGGAGCTCGCCGCGTTCACGCTCCCGGCGTTCGTCGTGCCGCAGCAGGAGTCGCACTTCGTCACCAAGTCCGCGTTCCTGAACGCCTCCGCGCTGCCGGCGTCGCTCGCCGCGAGGCTCTACGACGGCGAGACCGACCAGGTGGTGGTGCAGGCCGTGGCGTCGCTCAGCTTCACcatcggcggcgcgcgcggcgtgagCGCCGGCAGGCGCGGCCACAACTTCACCTTCCACTGCTGGCCGGTGTCCATCTCCAGCTACTACGAGGtgtccggcggcgaggcgtcgtGCAGCCAGGACACCACCGAGGCGGCGGTCGCCGGCCTCACCCACGACCGCTGCATCGGCGGCCCTTGCCCGGAGCCGTACAAGAACTCCGGTAACTGCTCCGGGAATAATAGCACCGGCATCAAGGGGTGA
- the LOC127777965 gene encoding protein ENHANCED DISEASE RESISTANCE 2-like has product MMMSSSTSRREAAAKSSELGRAGGVDPPRPSAAAMARSGELPKVSAAATAAVRHEGWMLRYGRRKIGRSFVRTRYFVLDNKLLAYYKKQPKDNMVPVKALQIDGNCRVEDRGLKTHHGQMVYVLCIYNKKEKENHITMGAHDIEDALVWKKKLELLIDQQQDTMTAKNRKAFASLDFDMEFGGPLSFSDRDSGPEDEEEPRPTLLRRTTIGNGPPDSVHDWTKEPDIGLSDQNDTNHAYSRKNWRLLRCQNGLRIFEELVEVEYLARSCSRAMRAVGVVEATCESIFGLIMSMDVTRYEWDCSFQYGSLVEEVDGHTAILYHRLQLNWFSMLVWPRDLCYVRYWRRNDDGSYVVLFRSTEHQNCGPQPGFVRAFIESGGFKISPLKCVNGRPRTQVQHLMQIDLKGWGVNYFSSFQYYSLLQMLNCVAGLREYFSQTDDIHPVPRIPVMSTMATVSKLKKDKKLQETDLKTKQADFGQVDNKNLDMIDEESEEDDDYQVPEANLEEAPTSSDSDAKYTDPIDLSCFSGIIRRDANEKSRNCWTVPDSKLFKVRSESFPHDKSKVPATKYLMELVAIDWLRDIKRMDHVARRKGCAAQVAAEKGMFTFVVNIQIPGSSHYSLVLYFVTRTLEKGSLLQRFADGDDDFRNSRLKLIPSVPKGSWIVRQSVGSTPCLLGKAVDCSYMRGQEYIEVDVDIGSSAVANGVLGLVFGVVTTLIVDMAFLIQANTYDELPEQLLGAARLSNIEPSSAIVPVLDK; this is encoded by the exons ATGATGATGAGCTCGTCGACctcgaggagggaggcggcggcgaagagctcCGAGCTggggcgcgccggcggcgtggatcCCCCGAGGccctccgcggcggcgatggcgcggagCGGGGAGCTCCCCAAggtctcggcggcggcgacggccgcggtgCGGCACGAGGGGTGGATGCTGCGGTACGGGCGGAGGAAGATTGGGAGGTCGTTCGTCCGCACGCGCTACTTCGTCCTCGACAACAAGCTGCTCGCCTACTACAAGAAGCAGCCCAAGGACAACATG GTGCCAGTGAAGGCGCTTCAAATAGATGGAAATTGCAGAGTGGAAGACAGAGGGCTTAAAACACATCATGGTCAA ATGGTCTATGTTCTGTGCATATacaacaagaaagaaaaggagaatcaTATCACG ATGGGTGCGCATGATATCGAGGATGCCCTGGTCTGGAAAAAGAAGCTAGAGCTCCTTATTGATCAG CAACAAGACACTATGACGGCTAAAAACCGCAAAGCTTTTGCTTCACTGGACTTTGACATGGAGTTTGGAGGCCCATTATCATTCTCTGATCGTGACAGTGG ACCGGAAGATGAAGAAGAGCCCCGGCCTACTTTGCTTCGTAGGACAACTATCGGGAATG GCCCTCCTGATTCGGTACATGATTGGACCAAGGAGCCTGATATTGGGCTGTCAGATCAGAATGACACCAACCATGCTTACTCAAGAAAGAACTGGCGGCTACTTAGATGTCAGAATG GCTTGCGCATCTTTGAAGAACTTGTGGAGGTTGAATACCTT GCAAGAAGCTGTAGCCGAGCAATGAGAGCTGTTGGTGTGGTGGAAGCCACATGTGAATCCATTTTTGGGCTAATAATGAGTATGGATGTAACACGATATGA GTGGGATTGTAGCTTCCAGTATGGGAGTTTAGTTGAAGAGGTTGATGGTCACACTGCAATACTATATCATCGGCTACAACTGAACTGGTTTTCAAT GTTGGTCTGGCCCCGGGATCTTTGTTATGTACGATATTGGCGGCGCAATGATGATGGAAGTTATG TTGTACTGTTCCGATCTACTGAGCATCAGAATTGTGGTCCCCAACCAGGATTTGTGAGGGCGTTTATTGAAA GTGGAGGTTTTAAAATTTCTCCTCTCAAATGCGTCAACGGGAGACCACGCACTCAAGTTCAACACCTTATGCAAATTGATCTAAAGGGATGGGGCGTCAACTATTTTTCATCGTTCCAGTACTACTCTTTGTTGCAGATGCTCAACTGTGTTGCTG GATTGCGTGAGTACTTTTCCCAAACTGATGATATTCATCCAGTTCCGAGGATTCCTGTGATGAGTACTATGGCTACTGTGTCCAAATTGAAAAAGGATAAGAAACTCCAAGAAACTGACTTAAAGACAAAACAAGCTGATTTTGGACAAGTTGATAACAAAAATTTGGATATGATAGATGAAGAGtcagaagaagatgatgactATCAAGTTCCTGAAGCTAATCTTGAG GAGGCACCTACCAGTTCTGACAGTGATGCTAAGTACACAG AtccaatagatttgtcttgttTTTCGGGCATTATTCGTCGGGATGCAAATGAGAAAAGCCGTAACTGCTGGACAGTACCTGATAGCAAGCTCTTTAAAGTTCGTAGTGAGAGCTTTCCACATGACAAATCAAAG GTTCCCGCAACAAAGTACCTTATGGAGCTTGTAGCAATCGACTGGCTTAGGGACATAAAGCGAATGGATCATGTTGCTAGGCGGAAAGGATGTGCAGCTCAG GTTGCTGCTGAGAAGGGGATGTTCACCTTTGTTGTAAACATTCAA ATTCCTGGATCAAGCCATTACAGCTTGGTCCTCTATTTTGTTACAAGAACCTTGGAAAAAGGATCACTGTTACAACGTTTTGCTGATGGCGATGATGATTTCCGAAATAGCAGATTGAAGCTCATCCCATCTGTTCCAAAG GGATCTTGGATAGTGCGACAGAGCGTCGGAAGTACCCCTTGCTTATTGGGAAAGGCTGTTGATTGCAGTTATATGCGTGGTCAAGAGTACATAGAA GTAGATGTAGACATTGGTTCCTCAGCAGTGGCCAATGGTGTTCTGGGCTTGGTGTTTGGCGTCGTTACGACTTTAATAGTTGACATGGCTTTTCTTATACAG GCAAACACATACGACGAGCTCCCGGAGCAACTTCTAGGTGCTGCACGGCTATCCAATATCGAACCCAGCTCAGCAATAGTTCCTGTACTTGATAAATAG